The sequence GCCGCCCGGTGCTCCTTCGCGACGCTGCAACATCGGCGTACGACGCCTGAAGAAAACTCTGTCCTGACCGGACTGCCGAAGCCCCACTCCACAATCTGAGAGATAGTCTCGGTCAACCACCCACGCTCGTACCAGTAGGATTATTGCTATGTTTAGTGCCTTGCTCCGGTTCCGCCGGCCTCTTATCGTCATGACCCACTTGTTCCTGGTCGCGCTCGCCAATTATCTGGCGTTTTGGCTCAGGTTCGACGGAGCAATTCCCGATTGGGCGATGGGGCTGTTCATGCAAACACTGCCTCTGTTGGCGGTGATTCGTATGCTGATTTTTATCCCGTTTCGCCTCTATCAAGGGATCTGGCAGTACACGAGCGTCTGGGACTTCAAAAACATCATCGCCTCCTCGATCTTGGGAATCGCCGTGTTTTATTGTGCAGTTCAGTGGGGGCTTGGACTGGAGCAGTATCCGCGGTCCATTTATGTAATGGATACGGTCCTGCTCATTGGACTGATGGGGACGATTCGTCTCAGCCGTCGCTTGTACTATGACACTACCCAACTCCACGCCAGCGAAACCCGAGTCCTTGTCTATGGAGCCGGTGATGCCGGTGAGAGCCTGGTCAGGGCGCTGAAACATGGTCCGGTGAACGGATTCAAACCGGTCGGTTTCCTCGACGATGACCCGGAGAAAACAGGCCTGCGTATTCACGGCATGCGGGTCCTTGGCGGGCGCCAGGACCTCAGCCGGATTGTGGCGGAAGTGGCCCCGCATGTCGTCCTGCTGGCGATGCCGAGCGCCAAGCCCCGCGTGATGCGCGATCTGGTGAAACTGCTGGAGTCCCACAAGGTGAGAATCCAGACCGTGCCGGATCTTCACAGCATTCTGGAGGGCCATGTCGAGATCACCAGGATCCGGAATCTGGCGGTTGAAGATCTTTTGGAGCGGGCTCCCGTCGGGCTTGAAGTGACGCCCCTGCGCCGTCTGATCAAAGGCAAGTCAATCATGGTCACCGGCGCGGGCGGCTCAATCGGGTCGGAACTGTGCCGGCAGATCGCGGCCCTTGAGCCAAGCTGCCTGACTCTGTTCGAACGATATGAAAACAGCTTGTTCGCCATCCATAACGAGCTGGTCGATCGTTCGCGCGCGATCCCGGTTTTTCCGATTGTGGGGGATGTGGGAGATGAGGTCCGTGTGGAGAAGATTTTGAAATCCTTTAATCCTGCCGTCATCTTCCATGCCGCGGCTCACAAGCACGTGCCGCTGATGGAGGGCAGCCCCTGCGAGGCGGTGAAAAACAATGTGCGGGGAACTCGGATTGTTGCCCAGGCGGCGGCCCGTTGCGGGGTCGGGCAATTCGTCATGATCTCCAGCGATAAAGCGGTGAATCCGACCAGCACCATGGGAGCGACCAA comes from Nitrospirota bacterium and encodes:
- a CDS encoding polysaccharide biosynthesis protein, with the protein product MFSALLRFRRPLIVMTHLFLVALANYLAFWLRFDGAIPDWAMGLFMQTLPLLAVIRMLIFIPFRLYQGIWQYTSVWDFKNIIASSILGIAVFYCAVQWGLGLEQYPRSIYVMDTVLLIGLMGTIRLSRRLYYDTTQLHASETRVLVYGAGDAGESLVRALKHGPVNGFKPVGFLDDDPEKTGLRIHGMRVLGGRQDLSRIVAEVAPHVVLLAMPSAKPRVMRDLVKLLESHKVRIQTVPDLHSILEGHVEITRIRNLAVEDLLERAPVGLEVTPLRRLIKGKSIMVTGAGGSIGSELCRQIAALEPSCLTLFERYENSLFAIHNELVDRSRAIPVFPIVGDVGDEVRVEKILKSFNPAVIFHAAAHKHVPLMEGSPCEAVKNNVRGTRIVAQAAARCGVGQFVMISSDKAVNPTSTMGATKRVAELVVQSLEERGRTKFMTVRFGNVLGSNGSVVPRFLEQIKAGGPVTITHPDIRRFFMLIPEAVQLVLHAAALGEDGAIYVLEMGEQIKIVDLARNLIRLAGLVPDEDIPISFVGLRPGEKLFEELVGQEETIERSALEKILKVKSGPPYNPYAFMPLVALLEQRAALQDLDLVIDLLRELVPTFTPNGAYAAQEAERVFLGSYNGR